A single genomic interval of Saccharospirillum mangrovi harbors:
- a CDS encoding methyl-accepting chemotaxis protein, which produces MKLQPRLSISQILLLAAGFPIVIATIYLSILIFQGRQTAIESRQAVELARMTALLDAVAHEHAVERGLTAGFLGSGGTQGRAALDEQRAKADAAEQAVKNAKPSDFPSISERSFHNAFDPVIEQLNGKASLRTQVDRLTPGVPAFSYYSDLNTAALLSLDSSVTPIQSKQLRAMLRARLSLLWLKERAGQVRGLMNNIYKSGNSNAGQQAQIRGFLIGERNYLQQFDEYADARYLAQLDAFEQQPHWQRIEQLVSSYLAQTDLSQVTGPDNWFALATQRIGDIKSMSDSLGVDIRNFAQAELHSAQRWFWFRIGMLVCILLPCAILALSVSITLPRRIGGMRATLQRVSDELDLSLRMNPGGRDEIADIADSINHHLDQMVETIRSTLDTSRSVYGNLNQTRETLQGSINKVDEQQDNIASIVSAIHEFSISNDEIARNIQGANEQALASEEMNQNGQANVRQLNSDVESLDAEIQQTSDMVNTLSIEISSITDILKAIDEIAEQTNLLALNAAIEAARAGDQGRGFAVVADEVRKLAQRSQSSTEEVQVITTKLRAASDKALESMQQSSSRTESTTRLVRENAGTMDNIYRSVQTIAEMMTSVSSATNQQQAMSQQINTDAENIGVIATSCAAAIKGTGQVLEAANTEFDRLRQQLERFQLS; this is translated from the coding sequence ATGAAGCTGCAACCTCGCCTATCGATCAGTCAAATCCTGTTATTGGCTGCCGGATTTCCCATCGTTATTGCCACCATTTATTTGAGCATTTTAATTTTCCAGGGTCGGCAAACGGCCATTGAAAGTCGGCAGGCTGTTGAGCTGGCACGGATGACGGCGCTGCTCGATGCGGTGGCGCATGAGCACGCGGTTGAGCGCGGGTTAACGGCGGGCTTTCTGGGCAGCGGCGGCACCCAGGGGCGTGCGGCGTTGGACGAACAACGCGCCAAGGCGGACGCTGCTGAACAGGCAGTAAAGAACGCAAAACCGAGCGATTTTCCATCCATTTCCGAGCGCAGTTTTCACAATGCGTTTGATCCGGTTATAGAACAATTAAACGGTAAGGCTTCGTTGCGCACACAGGTCGATCGGTTAACACCCGGCGTACCAGCGTTCAGTTATTACTCCGATTTAAACACGGCTGCGTTACTCAGTTTGGATTCGTCCGTTACGCCGATTCAAAGCAAACAATTGCGCGCCATGTTGCGTGCGCGGTTGTCGTTGCTGTGGCTCAAGGAAAGGGCGGGTCAGGTGCGCGGTTTGATGAACAACATCTATAAGTCCGGCAACAGTAACGCAGGACAGCAAGCACAAATTCGTGGGTTTTTGATTGGCGAACGCAACTATTTGCAGCAGTTTGATGAGTACGCCGATGCGCGTTATCTGGCGCAATTGGATGCGTTCGAACAACAACCCCATTGGCAACGTATCGAACAACTGGTGTCGAGTTATTTGGCGCAGACGGACTTAAGCCAAGTGACCGGGCCGGACAATTGGTTTGCCCTGGCAACGCAGCGCATTGGCGATATTAAATCGATGTCCGACAGCCTGGGCGTAGACATTCGCAATTTTGCCCAGGCCGAATTGCACAGTGCGCAACGCTGGTTCTGGTTCCGCATTGGCATGCTGGTGTGCATTCTTTTGCCATGCGCCATTTTGGCGTTGTCGGTCAGTATTACCTTGCCGCGACGCATTGGCGGTATGCGTGCGACGTTACAAAGGGTGTCGGATGAATTGGATCTCAGCTTGCGCATGAATCCGGGCGGCCGCGACGAAATTGCCGACATTGCCGATTCGATCAACCATCATCTGGACCAGATGGTGGAAACCATTCGCAGTACCTTGGATACCTCCCGCAGTGTTTACGGCAACCTCAATCAGACGCGCGAAACGTTGCAAGGCTCGATCAACAAGGTCGATGAACAACAGGACAACATTGCTAGCATTGTCTCGGCGATCCATGAGTTCAGCATCAGTAACGACGAAATTGCCCGCAACATTCAAGGCGCTAACGAGCAAGCGTTGGCCAGTGAGGAAATGAACCAGAACGGCCAGGCCAATGTGCGTCAACTGAACAGTGATGTGGAGTCGCTGGACGCTGAAATTCAGCAGACCTCGGATATGGTGAATACCTTATCCATCGAAATTTCCAGCATCACCGACATCCTTAAAGCCATCGACGAAATTGCCGAACAGACCAATTTGCTGGCGTTGAACGCGGCCATTGAAGCGGCTCGCGCGGGTGATCAGGGGCGTGGTTTTGCGGTGGTGGCCGATGAAGTGCGCAAGCTGGCGCAGCGTTCGCAATCGTCTACCGAAGAAGTACAAGTCATTACCACCAAGTTGCGCGCTGCCAGTGATAAGGCGTTGGAATCGATGCAGCAGAGCAGCAGCCGAACCGAATCGACCACGCGTTTAGTGCGTGAAAACGCTGGCACCATGGACAACATTTATCGCAGTGTGCAAACCATCGCCGAGATGATGACCAGCGTCAGTTCGGCCACCAACCAACAGCAGGCGATGAGCCAGCAGATCAACACCGATGCGGAGAACATTGGTGTCATCGCGACCAGCTGCGCCGCAGCCATTAAAGGCACGGGTCAGGTGTTGGAAGCCGCCAATACCGAATTCGACCGATTGCGCCAGCAATTGGAGCGATTTCAGTTGTCTTGA
- the ilvN gene encoding acetolactate synthase small subunit has product MRHIISVLMENESGALARVVGLFAQRGYNIESLNVAPTEDETLSRLTLVTIGEDKVVEQITKHLNKLIEVVKLVDLTEGAHIERELMLVKVRATGAQREEVKRTCDIFRGQIIDVTPTTYTLQVTGNEEKVSAFLEALSGSTVLEVARTGVSGVARGDKSLSL; this is encoded by the coding sequence ATGCGACACATCATTTCTGTTCTGATGGAAAACGAATCCGGTGCTTTGGCGCGTGTCGTGGGTCTGTTTGCGCAACGCGGTTACAACATCGAATCGCTCAACGTAGCGCCGACCGAAGACGAAACGCTGTCGCGGCTGACACTGGTGACCATTGGTGAAGACAAGGTGGTTGAGCAAATCACCAAGCACCTGAACAAGCTGATCGAAGTGGTCAAACTGGTCGACCTGACTGAAGGCGCGCACATCGAGCGCGAACTGATGCTGGTGAAAGTTCGCGCCACCGGCGCCCAGCGCGAAGAAGTGAAACGCACCTGCGACATCTTCCGCGGCCAGATCATCGACGTAACGCCAACGACTTACACCCTGCAAGTCACCGGCAACGAAGAAAAAGTCAGCGCGTTTTTGGAAGCGCTGTCGGGTTCAACGGTGTTGGAAGTCGCCCGCACTGGGGTTTCCGGTGTGGCGCGTGGGGATAAGAGTTTGAGTTTGTGA
- a CDS encoding acetolactate synthase 3 large subunit — translation MTQPAPVAEQEMLSGGEMLIRSLKDQGVEYVYGYPGGAVLHIYDAIHKQSDVKHILVRHEQAATHMADAYARASGKAGVVLVTSGPGATNAITGIATAYMDSVPMVVITGQVMSHLLGDDAFQETDMMGLSRPIVKHNMSVRNPADIPTIIKKAFYIAESGRPGPVVVDIPKDMTMPNEKFPYEYPDRIKMRSYNPVKKGHSGQIRKAVQAMMQSKRPIIYAGGGVVLGKASKELTTLAQTLNFPVTNTLMGLGGYPGTDRQFVGMLGMHGSYEANMTMHNADFILAVGARFDDRVTNNTRKFCPDATIVHIDIDPASISKTVTADIPIVGPVKPVLKEMLEQIDQMKLKVDEEALGEWWGRIDEWRQRHGGRYRTDDSERMKPQFVIETLSRVTNGNAYVCSDVGQHQMFAAQYYKFNKPNRWINSGGLGTMGFGFPAAMGVQLNYPEADVVCVTGEGSIQMNIQELSTCKQYGLPVKILCLNNGYLGMVRQWQDMNYESRYSNSYLDSLPDFCALAEAYGHKGIRIESADELEGKLEEAMAIRDQVVFIDVLVDQHEHVYPMQVPNGAMADMFLSKTERT, via the coding sequence ATGACACAACCCGCCCCTGTCGCCGAGCAGGAAATGCTCTCCGGCGGCGAAATGCTGATCCGTTCGTTAAAAGACCAAGGCGTTGAATATGTATACGGCTACCCCGGTGGCGCCGTGCTGCATATCTACGATGCCATTCATAAGCAGTCCGACGTTAAACACATTCTGGTTCGCCACGAACAAGCCGCAACGCACATGGCCGACGCTTATGCGCGCGCCTCGGGTAAGGCCGGCGTCGTTCTGGTGACGTCCGGCCCTGGTGCTACCAACGCCATTACCGGCATTGCCACCGCCTACATGGATTCGGTGCCGATGGTCGTTATCACCGGCCAGGTGATGAGCCATCTGCTCGGCGATGATGCGTTCCAGGAAACCGACATGATGGGTCTGTCGCGGCCTATCGTGAAACACAATATGTCAGTGCGGAACCCGGCGGACATTCCGACCATCATCAAGAAAGCGTTCTACATTGCCGAAAGTGGTCGGCCTGGCCCGGTCGTTGTCGATATTCCCAAAGACATGACCATGCCGAACGAGAAGTTCCCCTACGAATACCCGGACCGCATCAAGATGCGTTCCTACAACCCGGTGAAGAAAGGCCACAGCGGCCAGATCCGCAAAGCGGTTCAGGCCATGATGCAATCCAAACGGCCGATCATTTACGCCGGTGGCGGCGTGGTGTTGGGCAAGGCCAGTAAGGAATTAACCACGCTGGCGCAAACGCTGAACTTTCCGGTGACCAATACGCTGATGGGCCTGGGCGGTTATCCCGGCACCGATCGTCAGTTCGTCGGCATGCTCGGTATGCACGGCAGTTACGAAGCCAACATGACGATGCACAACGCCGATTTTATTCTGGCCGTTGGTGCGCGCTTCGACGACCGGGTCACCAACAACACCCGCAAGTTCTGCCCGGATGCGACCATCGTACACATCGACATCGATCCGGCATCGATTTCCAAGACCGTCACCGCCGATATTCCAATCGTTGGTCCGGTGAAGCCGGTGTTGAAGGAAATGCTCGAGCAGATCGACCAGATGAAGTTGAAGGTCGATGAAGAAGCCCTGGGCGAATGGTGGGGTCGCATCGACGAATGGCGTCAGCGTCACGGCGGTCGTTACCGCACCGACGATTCCGAGCGCATGAAGCCTCAGTTCGTTATCGAAACGCTGAGCCGCGTCACCAATGGCAACGCTTACGTCTGCTCGGATGTTGGCCAGCACCAGATGTTTGCCGCTCAGTATTACAAGTTCAACAAGCCCAACCGTTGGATCAATTCCGGTGGCCTGGGCACCATGGGCTTCGGTTTTCCGGCGGCCATGGGCGTGCAGTTGAACTATCCGGAAGCCGATGTGGTATGCGTGACCGGCGAAGGCTCAATTCAGATGAACATTCAGGAACTTTCCACCTGCAAGCAATACGGACTGCCGGTGAAAATTCTGTGTCTGAACAACGGCTACCTGGGCATGGTGCGCCAGTGGCAAGACATGAATTACGAGTCGCGTTATTCCAATTCCTACCTCGATTCACTGCCGGATTTCTGTGCGCTGGCCGAAGCCTACGGGCACAAAGGCATTCGCATCGAATCCGCCGATGAACTGGAAGGCAAGCTGGAAGAAGCGATGGCGATTCGCGATCAAGTCGTCTTTATCGATGTGCTGGTGGATCAGCACGAACATGTGTATCCGATGCAGGTGCCGAACGGCGCCATGGCCGACATGTTCCTGAGCAAGACGGAGAGGACCTGA